One Pseudoalteromonas sp. NC201 DNA segment encodes these proteins:
- a CDS encoding manganese efflux pump MntP: MNFVTLLLLAYAMSTDAFAAAIGKGASLKSPRLTEAIKIGLIFGVIEACTPLIGWLIGQSAAGYVEAWDHWIAFILLLGLGAHMIYESLKGNDDAPAQHAKQPWLKTIITAFGTSIDAMAVGVSLAFVDVNIWLAASLIGLATTMMVTIGVMIGHSAGKFLGSRAETFGGVILICVGTWLLYSHLSI, translated from the coding sequence ATGAATTTCGTCACCCTGCTACTGTTAGCATACGCCATGTCTACCGATGCGTTTGCCGCGGCAATCGGTAAAGGCGCCAGCCTAAAATCACCTCGGCTTACCGAAGCCATAAAAATCGGCCTCATTTTTGGTGTTATTGAAGCCTGTACGCCGCTGATTGGCTGGTTAATAGGACAATCTGCAGCTGGCTATGTCGAGGCTTGGGATCACTGGATTGCCTTTATCTTACTGTTAGGACTTGGCGCTCATATGATTTATGAGAGCCTTAAGGGTAATGACGATGCGCCAGCACAGCACGCAAAGCAACCTTGGTTAAAAACCATTATCACAGCGTTTGGTACCAGTATTGATGCAATGGCTGTCGGTGTCAGTCTCGCATTTGTTGATGTGAATATATGGCTCGCCGCTTCGCTCATTGGCCTTGCCACCACCATGATGGTAACAATTGGTGTGATGATTGGGCATTCGGCTGGAAAGTTCCTTGGTAGTCGAGCTGAAACCTTTGGTGGGGTGATCTTAATCTGTGTGGGAACTTGGTTGCTATATAGCCATCTTTCGATTTAA